The stretch of DNA CAGAGCGACGTAGACCATCTGCACCGGCAGTTGCGCGACATTGGTGAAAAGTGCCGGTCGATGGTTCTGGCCTGGGGTGAGGGGTACTCTGACGAGGAGATTGCGCAGACGCTGGGCTACAACTCAGCGGCTGTTGCCAAAACCAGTCGCTTACGCTGCTTGGAAAAATTACGCGAACGTTATCGCACAGACCTATGAATAATCTTGAATTCATTGAACAATATGTAACGGGTCAGCTTTCGGCTGCCGAACGAACTCAGTTTGAAAATGCGCTGCAAACAGACCCGGCCTTAGCCGATTTGCTGGCTTTTTACGTCCTATCCAAACACACCGCCAAAGCCGAAGCCCGCGAGCAACGCCGGGCCGAACTCGACGCCCTGCGGCATCAACTGGCGCAGCCACCGACCGCCAGTGAAGGTGCCGACAGCCGTGTTCGTTCGCTCTGGAGTGCGCCCATGCGCTGGGCCGCAGCCGCCAGCGTTGTGCTGCTGCTGGGCCTGGGCTGGTATTTCCTACGCGACACGGTCAGTACCGCCAACCCGCGCCAGTTAGCCGATGCTTACATTAGCCGCAACTACGACCAGTTGACCACTACCATGAGTGGCGGTACAACCGACAGCCTGACGCAGGGCATTGGCTTGTATAATGAGAAGAAATTTTCGGAAGCTGAAGCCGTCTTCGAGCAATTGCTGACCCAGCAACCCAATAACGACCGGGTGTTGAAATTCGCCGGTATTGTTGCCCTGCGCCAGCAGAAATACGACCAAGCAATTGCCCGTTTTAACCGCCTGAGCCAGCGTACAGACCTCTTCAGCAACCCCGGCACCTTTCTGGAAGCCCTCGCCCGATTGCAGCGCAATCGACCGATGGATAAAGAGCAGGCCAAAAAGTTGCTTAATGAAGTGGTTGTCAAGAACTTGGAGGGCAAAGCAGAAGCGGAGCAACTGCTAAGTACGTATTAACGCCAACCCCACACACTATGACCACCGACGAACGCCCCGATGCCAACGCCAACCCAGCACAAACGAGTAATTCACCGTCTGGACTTATAAACGGGCATCACTCAAAACCCTACTCCATTATTGAGACCAACCGCGATAAACTTCGGAAATTAGGTTGTTTCGTGCCGGTCATTCAGATTCCCGTCGGCAAGGGCGAACCGGCTCCGGTGGTGGTACAGCGACAGAAAATTCTGGTGTTCAGTAAGGCTGAAATCGAC from Spirosoma montaniterrae encodes:
- a CDS encoding tetratricopeptide repeat protein translates to MNNLEFIEQYVTGQLSAAERTQFENALQTDPALADLLAFYVLSKHTAKAEAREQRRAELDALRHQLAQPPTASEGADSRVRSLWSAPMRWAAAASVVLLLGLGWYFLRDTVSTANPRQLADAYISRNYDQLTTTMSGGTTDSLTQGIGLYNEKKFSEAEAVFEQLLTQQPNNDRVLKFAGIVALRQQKYDQAIARFNRLSQRTDLFSNPGTFLEALARLQRNRPMDKEQAKKLLNEVVVKNLEGKAEAEQLLSTY